A stretch of Pseudomonas sp. LS.1a DNA encodes these proteins:
- a CDS encoding Csu type fimbrial protein, whose translation MTACWRGLWAGLLLLPAGSAWALCSSVATSPAAFGSLSSRQVLNTVQSTSTLNSGLQCSGSLLTLLSSDDHFYATILPASGGLVGPTGDVIPYTLYADNSTNYPLTRGQPYDFARNSIIDVLGLLGSSTPKTVPIYMRTQTGSNVAAGLYQETLTVAWSWNYCAGIGLGGLCAGRDINSGSQNLYVSLTVTNDCQITTPTISFSSAPVVAGFGTVSQSLSVSCTKGSNYTVGLDDGQNAANGRRRMKSAANNYLAYDIFKSAGAVRWGSVGAARRASADADVNPGTGTGTGSQVFNYNAKVYTDQATPPAATYTDSVILDVQF comes from the coding sequence ATGACGGCCTGCTGGCGTGGGTTGTGGGCGGGGTTACTGTTACTGCCGGCAGGTTCGGCGTGGGCGCTGTGCTCGTCGGTCGCGACGTCGCCGGCAGCGTTCGGCAGCCTCAGCTCGCGGCAGGTACTCAACACGGTACAAAGCACCTCGACGCTGAACTCGGGGTTACAGTGCAGCGGTTCGCTGCTTACCCTGCTCAGCAGCGATGATCACTTCTACGCCACCATCCTGCCCGCGTCGGGCGGCCTGGTCGGTCCGACGGGCGACGTCATCCCCTACACGCTGTATGCCGACAACAGTACCAACTATCCGCTGACCCGTGGCCAGCCCTACGACTTCGCCCGCAACAGTATCATCGACGTGCTGGGGTTGCTCGGCAGCTCCACGCCCAAGACTGTGCCGATCTACATGCGTACCCAGACTGGCAGCAACGTCGCCGCAGGCCTGTACCAGGAGACCCTGACCGTGGCCTGGAGCTGGAATTACTGTGCGGGAATTGGCCTCGGCGGGCTTTGCGCGGGGCGTGACATCAACTCGGGTAGCCAGAATTTGTACGTGAGCCTGACGGTGACCAACGACTGCCAGATCACCACACCCACTATCAGCTTCTCCAGTGCGCCGGTGGTGGCAGGCTTCGGCACGGTGAGCCAGAGCCTGAGTGTATCGTGCACCAAGGGCAGCAATTACACCGTGGGCCTGGATGACGGCCAGAACGCAGCCAATGGGCGACGGCGGATGAAGTCGGCGGCCAACAACTACCTGGCCTATGACATTTTCAAGAGCGCCGGTGCGGTGCGCTGGGGTTCGGTAGGGGCTGCGCGACGGGCCAGTGCCGATGCCGATGTAAACCCCGGCACGGGTACCGGCACCGGTAGCCAGGTGTTCAACTACAACGCCAAGGTCTACACCGACCAGGCTACACCGCCGGCGGCGACCTATACCGACAGTGTGATTCTGGATGTGCAGTTCTGA